One window from the genome of Dermacentor silvarum isolate Dsil-2018 chromosome 5, BIME_Dsil_1.4, whole genome shotgun sequence encodes:
- the LOC125945779 gene encoding uncharacterized protein K02A2.6-like, translated as MVLREDAVPVVQPARRVPIALKGRLRQELQRMEKASIIVKVDEPTDWFVPGKDLLLADMLSRAALPTGGSDQVEDVDVHTTQVVSSIISKATMVRLQKDTLEDPLLSRTMKQMEDGMAIDGVLKPYAEELSVVNGVILKGCKVVVPKSMRPEILERIHEGHLGMNKCKARARRLVFWPEMSSDIEQRGRTCSVCRKYAYSQPSEPLLLQPTPDRPWHRVGIDLFTFAGDHYVVVFDAHSNFPDVEKLRGTTAVEVIDKISAIFSRYGIPSQVCTDNGPQFASREFALFVRRYDFEHITSSPEFPRSNGLAEKGVQIVKRILKKTHESRGDVWLGLLAYRSSPLDSGQLPGDYCKVAACTQHFLNTMSTEGSPY; from the exons ATGGTGCTACGAGAGGATGCCGTTCCAGTCGTCCAACCTGCCCGCAGAGTACCCATAGCATTGAAAGGACGCCTGCGACAAGAACTCCAAAGAATGGAAAAGGCCTCAATCATCGTCAAGGTGGATGAACCAACCGATTGG TTTGTACCTGGGAAGGACCTGTTACTCGCAGACATGCTGTCCCGGGCCGCACTACCAACTGGCGGAAGTGACCAAGTCGAGGACGTGGACGTGCACACAACGCAAGTAGTCTCCAGCATCATAAGCAAAGCGACTATGGTGCGACTACAAAAGGATACCCTTGAAGATCCGCTTCTCAGCCGCACTATGAAACAAATGGAAGATGGCATGGCAATAGACGGCGTACTGAAGCCGTATGCGGAAGAGCTATCCGTGGTCAATGGAGTGATTCTCAAGGGTTGCAAAGTGGTTGTGCCTAAATCAATGCGTCCGGAAATTCTTGAGCGTATTCACGAAGGCCACTTGGGTATGAACAAGTGTAAGGCTAGAGCTCGTAGATTGGTTTTCTGGCCGGAAATGAGCAGTGACATTGAACAACGAGGGCGAACTTGTAGCGTATGTCGAAAGTACGCCTACAGCCAACCGAGTGAACCCCTCCTGCTACAGCCAACGCCCGACCGACCGTGGCATCGCGTAGGAATAGACCTATTTACATTCGCTGGAGATCACTACGTTGTTGTGTTTGATGCCCATTCTAACTTTCCAGATGTCGAGAAACTGAGAGGTACCACGGCGGTGGAAGTAATCGACAAGATATCTGCTATCTTCTCTCGATACGGCATTCCCAGTCAAGTTTGCACCGACAACGGGCCTCAATTTGCATCGCGAGAGTTCGCGTTGTTCGTACGCCGGTATGACTTCGAGCATATCACGTCAAGTCCCGAGTTCCCACGGTCAAATGGCTTAGCCGAAAAGGGTGTGCAGATCGTGAAGCGTATTCTAAAGAAAACCCACGAGTCCCGAGGTGATGTATGGCTCGGTCTGTTGGCGTATCGATCTTCTCCTCTTGACAGCGGTCAATTACCCGGAGACTACTGCAAGGTCGCCGCCTGCACGCAACACTTCCTGAATACAATGTCGACGGAGGGATCCCCGTATTGA